From the genome of Geoanaerobacter pelophilus:
ACAAAGACCTTCTTTGCTCATAAGATCATTCTTTATTGGTCTGATCATTTATACCTCTCTTGTTACATTTTCGGTTGCGCAGCAGGAGAAACCCCTCCCTGCACAAGCTGAGCATCAGGCAGCCACAGAAGATGTCACCCCAAGAACGCGTAGGGTACCGCCTAAGGTTGCTATGGATGCCTGCATTGGGAAAAGGGAAGGAGATCTCTGTGCTTTTAACGCACCTGAAGGAGTAAGAAACGGCGAATGCCTGTCGGGGGTAGAGAAGATTTTTGCCTGTAGGCCGTTTCGCGGCGGAGAGCCTGCACAACCTATTGAAAGTAATTCTCCCGAACCGCCAACTGCTCAGCGTGCCCCATCGCGTTTGGGTACCGGCGCGGAAACTCCAAACAAAACCGCCTCTGAAAATAGCTCTCAAAAATCAGAACCAAAACCGGTGCCTTCCCTGGAGACAGCACCGGTGACCGCTCCCGCACAACCGGCGACATCACAGCAAGACTCTGCACCACAATTCGCTACGATCCAAGACAAGTTAGCTGGCGGCAGCGTTTGGGGGTATATTGCTATTGCCCTTCTCTGCTCCGCGATCACTTGGTTTATGCTTTTTCGCTATTTTACTTTTCCTCTCAGGCGCCTGCGCAAGGTTACCCAGCAGCTTGCCGGTGGTGACCTCTCGGCGCGAGTCGGTGAAGGGTTGGTACACCGTAAGGATTATGTGGCCGATCTCGCCCGGGATGTAGACCGTATGGCTGAAAGAATAGAAAGTTTGGTCGGTGCGCATCAAAGGCTGATCAGGGATGTATCCCACGAATTGCGCTCACCTCTTGCCAGGCTCAATGTGGCCCTTGAACTCGCCAGGCAGTCTGCCGGACCTGAACATTCTGCCCCTTTTGATCGCATAGAGCGCGAGTCAGAACGCCTCAACGAATTGATCGGCCAGTTGCTGATGCTTACCCGGCTTGAAAGCGACAGCAGTATGAGCCAGCGCGAGGATATTGATATCGCAGACCTGATTAGGGATGTCGCCCATGACGTGGACTTTGAGGCTCAAAGCACAAATCGTCGGGTTGTAGCCAGGACAACAGACACAATGACCTTGAGCGGCAACAGGGAACTTCTCCGCCAAGCTCTGGAAAACCTGGTACGGAATGCCGCTCGCTACACGGAAGAAAATACGGAAGTTGAGATTTCACTGCGCAAAAAGGAATCGGGGGGGCGTTGCTGGGCCCACATAGAAGTAAGGGATCACGGCCCGGGTGTGCCGGAAACGGTGCTGTACGATATTTTCCGACCCTTCTACCGGGTCAGCGACTCACGCGAACGTCAAAGCGGTGGAACCGGCGTCGGTTTGGCAATCTCAGACCGAGCGGTACGGTTGCACGGGGGAAGT
Proteins encoded in this window:
- a CDS encoding sensor histidine kinase is translated as MTAPAQPATSQQDSAPQFATIQDKLAGGSVWGYIAIALLCSAITWFMLFRYFTFPLRRLRKVTQQLAGGDLSARVGEGLVHRKDYVADLARDVDRMAERIESLVGAHQRLIRDVSHELRSPLARLNVALELARQSAGPEHSAPFDRIERESERLNELIGQLLMLTRLESDSSMSQREDIDIADLIRDVAHDVDFEAQSTNRRVVARTTDTMTLSGNRELLRQALENLVRNAARYTEENTEVEISLRKKESGGRCWAHIEVRDHGPGVPETVLYDIFRPFYRVSDSRERQSGGTGVGLAISDRAVRLHGGSLRAFNAAGGGLIMEMELPLK